The proteins below come from a single Mustela nigripes isolate SB6536 chromosome 14, MUSNIG.SB6536, whole genome shotgun sequence genomic window:
- the ACTL8 gene encoding actin-like protein 8 — protein MASRTIIIDHGSGFLKAGLSGWNEPQMVFPSIVNYVPCRENPGPSYAQRRVSLGIDICHPDTFSYPIQRGRILNWEGVEHIWSFVLERHRREHEDFPVMVTESPLKEPADRRKTLEIMFELQDVPSILLADQLEMSLYASGLLTGVVVDSGYGLTRVQPFHLGRPLRSCGKTLEFAGQDLSAYLFKSLFKEDCNRHNLFQLETVATTQMSKCYVPQNLAEALDFRQSLPSGSDENNTYQLPDGTPVELTPMQRLAPEMFFSPQVFDLQGPGISQAVVEAILACEAAVHPLLTSHVMACGGNTLYPGFTKRLYKELIAEHFSSTKATMWVGSNRNFSVWLGASVVAHLSSYKSEWMTKEEYEESQRL, from the exons ATGGCCTCGAGAACCATTATCATCGACCATGGGTCTGGCTTTCTGAAGGCTGGCTTGTCTGGGTGGAATGAACCCCAGATGGTCTTCCCGAGCATCGTGAACTACGTCCCGTGCAGGGAGAATCCTGGCCCCAGCTATGCCCAGAGGCGCGTGAGTCTAGGCATTGACATTTGCCATCCTGATACCTTTAGCTACCCCATCCAGCGTGGCCGTATCCTCAACTGGGAGGGCGTGGAGCACATCTGGTCATTTGTGCTGGAGAGACACAGACGGGAGCATGAGGACTTCCCTGTGATGGTCACAGAGTCCCCTCTGAAAGAGCCTGCGGACCGACGGAAGACCCTCGAG ATTATGTTTGAGTTACAGGATGTGCCGTCCATCCTGCTGGCCGACCAGCTGGAGATGTCCCTGTACGCCTCCGGCCTCCTGACCGGCGTGGTCGTGGATTCCGGCTACGGCCTGACCCGCGTGCAGCCCTTCCACCTGGGCCGCCCCTTGCGGTCCTGCGGCAAGACGCTGGAGTTCGCGGGCCAGGATCTGTCGGCCTATCTCTTCAAGAGCCTCTTCAAGGAGGATTGTAATCGCCACAACCTGTTCCAGCTGGAGACGGTGGCCACCACCCAGATGAGCAAGTGCTACGTGCCCCAGAATCTGGCGGAGGCCCTGGACTTCCGCCAGAGCCTGCCGAGCGGTTCGGATGAAAACAACACCTACCAGCTTCCCGACGGCACCCCAGTGGAGCTGACCCCCATGCAGCGGCTGGCCCCCGAGATGTTCTTCAGCCCCCAGGTGTTTGACCTACAAGGGCCCGGCATCTCCCAGGCCGTGGTGGAGGCCATCCTGGCCTGCGAGGCGGCCGTGCACCCGCTGCTCACCTCCCACGTGATGGCCTGCGGGGGCAACACCCTGTACCCCGGCTTCACCAAGCGCCTGTACAAGGAGCTGATTGCAGAGCATTTCTCCTCCACCAAGGCCACCATGTGGGTGGGTTCCAACAGGAACTTCAGCGTCTGGCTCGGAGCGTCCGTGGTGGCCCATCTGTCTTCCTACAAGTCCGAGTGGATGACCAAAGAGGAGTACGAAGAGAGTCAGCGGCTGTGA